From a single Aliidongia dinghuensis genomic region:
- the eutC gene encoding ethanolamine ammonia-lyase subunit EutC: MSRAKPPATPGDASASVTWSKLRTLTTARIGLARSGASLATPPLLEFRLAHARARDAVHQAADFRALTAAFAGFGMPVLTVESAAPDRPTYLMRPDLGRQLAPAARETLASHAGTADLVITVADGLSAQAIERHAAPLLGALLPALAAEHWRLAPLVLVSQGRVAIGDAVAAALGAAAVVMLIGERPGLSAPDSLGAYVTWRPTPATTDADRNCISNIRPEGVGYPDAAFKLAYLLREMRRRGLSGVGLKDESGSLGEAVLGMPIEER, translated from the coding sequence ATGAGCCGCGCGAAACCGCCGGCCACCCCCGGTGACGCCTCAGCCAGTGTTACCTGGTCGAAGCTGCGCACGCTCACGACCGCGCGCATCGGGCTCGCCCGCAGCGGCGCCTCGCTCGCCACGCCGCCGCTCCTGGAGTTCCGCCTGGCCCACGCCCGCGCCCGCGACGCCGTCCACCAGGCCGCCGATTTCCGGGCACTTACGGCGGCATTCGCTGGCTTCGGCATGCCGGTGCTGACGGTCGAGAGTGCAGCACCGGACCGGCCGACCTATCTGATGCGGCCCGATCTCGGCCGGCAGTTGGCCCCGGCGGCGCGCGAGACATTGGCGTCTCATGCCGGCACCGCCGATCTGGTGATCACCGTGGCGGACGGGCTCTCGGCCCAGGCGATCGAGCGGCATGCGGCACCGCTGCTCGGCGCGCTGCTGCCGGCGCTCGCAGCCGAACATTGGCGCCTGGCGCCGCTCGTGCTCGTGAGCCAAGGCCGCGTCGCGATCGGCGACGCGGTGGCGGCCGCCCTCGGCGCCGCGGCCGTCGTCATGCTGATCGGCGAGCGGCCGGGCCTGTCGGCCCCGGACAGCCTCGGCGCCTACGTCACCTGGCGGCCCACGCCCGCCACCACCGATGCCGACCGCAACTGCATCTCGAACATCCGGCCCGAAGGGGTCGGCTATCCGGACGCGGCGTTCAAGCTCGCCTATCTCCTGCGCGAAATGCGCCGCCGCGGCCTTTCGGGTGTCGGCCTCAAGGACGAATCAGGCAGTTTGGGCGAGGCGGTGCTGGGGATGCCGATTGAGGAGAGATGA
- a CDS encoding ethanolamine ammonia-lyase subunit EutB — protein MYAAIVGGERHVFDSLAQLLAHATPARSGDRLAGLAAPTAETRVAAQFALADLPLKTFLEDLVIPYEADEVSRLIIDSHDAAAFTPIAHLTVGGFRDWLLSDTATPEVLATIAPGITPEMAAAVAKLARVQDLMVIAAKCQVVTRFRNTIGLAGRLSTRLQPNHPSDDPRGIAASILDGLLLGSGDATIGINPATDSPSHILSLLRLLDEIRQKLDIPTQSCVLTHVTTTLELMRAGAPVDLVFQSIAGTEAANRSFGIDLALLAEARDAALSLRRGTVGDNVMYFETGQGSALSANAHHGVDQQTLEARAYAVARAFQPLLVNTVVGFIGPEYLYDGKEIIRAGLEDHFCGKLLGLPMGCDVCYTNHAEADQDDMDMLLTLLTAAGVNFIMGVPGADDVMLGYQSTSFHDALAMRDLLGRRPAPEFEAWLDGQGLLDKAGHVRPRDLPERLRQLLPAA, from the coding sequence ATGTATGCGGCAATCGTCGGCGGCGAGCGCCATGTGTTCGACAGCCTGGCCCAACTCCTGGCGCACGCAACGCCGGCGCGCAGCGGCGACCGGCTCGCGGGCCTGGCCGCCCCCACGGCCGAGACGCGGGTCGCGGCCCAGTTCGCGCTCGCCGATCTGCCGCTCAAGACTTTCCTCGAAGACCTGGTCATTCCCTACGAGGCCGACGAGGTCTCGCGCCTCATCATCGACAGCCACGACGCCGCCGCCTTCACGCCGATCGCCCATCTGACGGTCGGCGGCTTCCGCGACTGGCTCCTGTCGGATACAGCGACGCCCGAGGTGCTGGCGACGATCGCGCCCGGCATCACGCCCGAAATGGCCGCCGCCGTCGCCAAGCTCGCCCGCGTGCAGGACCTGATGGTGATCGCGGCGAAATGCCAGGTGGTGACGCGCTTCCGCAACACGATCGGGCTCGCGGGCCGCCTTTCGACCCGGCTGCAGCCGAACCATCCGAGCGACGATCCGCGCGGCATCGCCGCCAGCATCCTCGACGGGCTGCTGCTGGGCTCGGGCGATGCCACCATCGGCATCAACCCGGCGACGGACAGCCCGAGCCATATCCTCTCGCTGCTCAGGCTCCTGGACGAGATCCGGCAGAAGCTCGACATCCCGACGCAGAGCTGCGTCCTGACCCATGTCACGACCACGCTCGAGCTCATGCGCGCCGGGGCCCCGGTCGACCTCGTGTTCCAGTCGATCGCCGGCACGGAGGCCGCGAACCGCAGCTTCGGCATCGATCTGGCGCTGCTCGCCGAGGCGCGTGACGCCGCACTCTCGCTCCGGCGCGGCACGGTCGGCGACAATGTCATGTACTTCGAGACCGGCCAGGGCTCGGCGCTGTCGGCCAATGCGCATCATGGCGTCGACCAGCAGACGCTCGAGGCGCGCGCCTATGCGGTCGCCCGCGCCTTCCAGCCGCTGCTCGTCAATACGGTCGTGGGTTTCATCGGCCCGGAATATCTCTATGACGGCAAGGAGATCATCCGCGCCGGGCTTGAGGACCATTTCTGCGGCAAGCTCCTGGGCCTGCCGATGGGCTGCGACGTCTGCTACACGAACCATGCCGAGGCCGACCAGGACGACATGGACATGCTCCTGACCCTGCTGACCGCGGCGGGCGTCAATTTCATCATGGGCGTGCCCGGTGCCGACGACGTCATGCTGGGCTACCAGAGCACGTCGTTCCACGACGCGCTTGCCATGCGCGACCTGTTGGGCCGCCGGCCGGCGCCGGAGTTCGAGGCCTGGCTCGACGGGCAAGGCCTGCTCGACAAGGCCGGCCATGTCCGCCCGCGCGACCTGCCGGAGCGGCTACGCCAGCTCCTGCCGGCGGCCTGA
- a CDS encoding ABC transporter permease — MSARRLAQTSTWVAWCARTVMGFLVIPTLIIVPLSFNGDQYLHFPPRNLSLRWYQNFWASPDWLDAARMSFVIAIAVTILAVPLGTAAALALSRLRFRGKSLVFGLMLSPLMVPVVVLALALYFYFSTLHLVGSWAAIVLGQTILAFPFVLVNVHASLQGYPVTLERAARTLGAGPLTIFFRVTLPIIRPGVMAGALFAFMVSFDEIVIALFLASPGATTMPVKMWLSMQFSINPTIAAVSTMVTGLSVALFLAMAWARRRTTRRRTAPVT, encoded by the coding sequence ATGAGCGCACGCCGCCTTGCCCAAACCTCGACCTGGGTCGCCTGGTGCGCCCGCACGGTCATGGGCTTCCTCGTCATCCCGACGCTGATCATCGTGCCGCTGTCGTTCAACGGCGATCAGTACCTGCATTTCCCGCCGCGCAACCTGTCGCTGCGCTGGTACCAGAATTTCTGGGCGAGCCCCGACTGGCTGGATGCTGCGCGCATGAGCTTCGTGATCGCCATCGCCGTCACGATCCTGGCGGTGCCGCTCGGCACGGCGGCGGCGCTTGCCTTGAGCCGCCTGCGCTTCCGCGGCAAGTCGCTCGTGTTCGGCCTCATGCTGTCGCCGCTGATGGTGCCGGTCGTGGTCCTGGCGCTCGCACTCTATTTCTACTTCAGCACCCTGCATCTCGTGGGCTCCTGGGCCGCGATCGTGCTGGGCCAGACGATCCTCGCCTTTCCGTTCGTGCTGGTGAACGTGCATGCGAGCCTGCAGGGCTATCCGGTGACGCTCGAGCGGGCGGCGCGGACCTTGGGCGCGGGGCCGCTCACCATCTTCTTCCGGGTCACCCTGCCGATCATCCGGCCAGGTGTCATGGCGGGGGCACTCTTCGCCTTCATGGTCTCGTTCGACGAGATCGTGATCGCGCTGTTCCTCGCGAGCCCGGGTGCCACTACCATGCCGGTCAAGATGTGGCTCAGCATGCAATTCTCGATCAACCCGACCATCGCGGCGGTCTCGACCATGGTCACCGGCCTGAGCGTCGCACTGTTCCTGGCCATGGCCTGGGCGCGCCGGCGCACGACCCGGCGCCGGACCGCCCCGGTCACCTGA
- a CDS encoding ABC transporter permease gives MRPTISWLILPAVLYLLVVYVVPIALTLGTPFQSSLGQGWSTLWDALTDEGVERVLMITFKVSLEVTAIAILLGYPTAYFLSRLPAERAGKYLLLVMFPLLTSLLVRTYAWIALLQDSGIVNSALMGAGVTEAPVHLMFNAFGTVVGMGQILLPYAIITMYGVMVGIKPRLILTAQVLGASPTRAFWRVFFPLSLPGLSAASLLVFIMGLGYFVTPALMGGRSQTMIGVLIQQEVFTLGDWDMAAVLSLILIVITGILLVIYSRFARLDQLVPAGS, from the coding sequence ATGAGACCGACCATCAGCTGGCTGATCTTGCCAGCCGTGCTCTATCTCCTCGTGGTCTATGTCGTGCCGATCGCGCTGACCTTGGGGACGCCTTTTCAGTCGAGCCTCGGTCAGGGTTGGTCGACGCTCTGGGACGCGCTCACCGACGAGGGTGTCGAGCGCGTGCTCATGATCACGTTCAAGGTCTCGCTCGAAGTGACGGCGATCGCCATCCTGCTGGGTTATCCGACCGCCTATTTCCTGTCGCGCCTGCCGGCCGAACGGGCGGGCAAATACCTGCTCTTGGTGATGTTCCCGCTGCTGACCAGCCTGCTTGTGCGGACCTACGCCTGGATCGCGCTGCTGCAGGACAGCGGCATCGTCAATTCGGCGCTGATGGGCGCCGGCGTCACGGAGGCGCCGGTGCATCTCATGTTCAACGCGTTCGGCACGGTGGTCGGCATGGGCCAGATCCTGCTGCCCTATGCCATCATCACCATGTATGGCGTCATGGTCGGCATCAAGCCGCGGCTGATCCTGACGGCGCAGGTGCTGGGGGCGAGCCCGACCCGCGCGTTCTGGCGCGTGTTCTTCCCGCTGAGCCTGCCGGGCCTGTCGGCCGCGAGCTTGCTCGTGTTCATCATGGGTCTCGGATATTTCGTGACGCCGGCGCTCATGGGCGGGCGCAGCCAGACCATGATCGGCGTGCTGATCCAGCAGGAGGTGTTCACGCTCGGCGACTGGGACATGGCCGCCGTGCTGTCGCTCATCCTGATCGTCATCACCGGCATCCTGCTGGTCATCTACAGCCGCTTCGCCCGGCTGGACCAGCTCGTGCCGGCCGGCTCGTGA
- a CDS encoding ABC transporter substrate-binding protein has translation MTKRHRLSRRPAGTVLGLAAGALTLSLAGPATAADNEVVVASWGGSIQEVLTKVLFDPFSKETGIHVTADDTSTIGKAEAMAKSGNIAWDVFMASDQDVTQAEADHLLLPLDWKVIPKADLTPGAATDDAVASYTYGTVMTYNTKQVTKPPRSWAEWWNTETYSCRRTMRNVPVDDLEMAVMSSGVEPAKVYPVDLKLAYKQLDKIQPSIVNFWDTGAQSVQLVAEGTACLGIAWNNRVVAAIKDGQPIGFVWDGALIHHDYYTVLKGAPHAANAMKLIAYAMRPDVQAKIANAIALVPVNNQAFSQIDPAMAKNMPTQENLTHALVVDMGWWTPNMKSSYRQFSSWLTR, from the coding sequence ATGACGAAACGCCATCGCCTTTCCCGCCGGCCTGCCGGCACCGTTCTGGGCCTTGCGGCCGGCGCCTTGACTCTGTCCTTGGCCGGCCCGGCCACCGCCGCCGACAATGAAGTCGTCGTGGCGTCCTGGGGCGGGTCGATCCAGGAGGTGCTGACCAAGGTCCTGTTCGACCCGTTCTCCAAGGAGACGGGGATCCATGTGACGGCCGACGACACCTCGACCATCGGCAAGGCCGAGGCCATGGCGAAGTCGGGCAACATCGCCTGGGACGTGTTCATGGCGTCCGACCAGGACGTGACCCAGGCCGAGGCCGACCATCTGCTGCTGCCGCTCGACTGGAAGGTCATTCCGAAGGCGGACCTGACGCCGGGGGCCGCGACCGACGACGCGGTCGCCTCATACACCTACGGCACGGTCATGACCTACAACACGAAGCAGGTCACGAAGCCGCCGCGCTCCTGGGCGGAGTGGTGGAACACCGAGACCTATTCCTGCCGGCGGACCATGCGCAACGTGCCGGTCGACGATCTCGAGATGGCCGTGATGTCGAGCGGCGTCGAGCCGGCCAAAGTCTATCCGGTCGACCTGAAGCTCGCCTACAAGCAGCTCGACAAGATCCAGCCGTCGATCGTCAATTTCTGGGATACCGGCGCCCAGTCGGTCCAGCTCGTGGCCGAAGGCACCGCCTGCCTCGGCATTGCCTGGAACAACCGGGTCGTGGCCGCGATCAAGGACGGCCAGCCGATCGGCTTCGTCTGGGACGGGGCGCTGATCCATCACGACTACTACACCGTGCTGAAGGGTGCCCCGCATGCGGCCAACGCGATGAAACTCATCGCCTATGCCATGCGCCCCGACGTGCAGGCGAAGATCGCCAACGCCATCGCGCTGGTGCCGGTGAATAACCAGGCGTTCAGCCAGATCGACCCGGCGATGGCCAAGAACATGCCGACCCAGGAGAACCTGACCCACGCGCTCGTCGTCGACATGGGCTGGTGGACGCCGAACATGAAGAGCAGCTACCGCCAGTTCAGCAGCTGGCTCACCCGCTGA
- a CDS encoding ABC transporter ATP-binding protein yields the protein MSYLRLIDVQKSYGSGAIGVRQVSLDIAAGEFVTFLGPSGSGKTTTLSMVAGFVEPTEGRIEVAGRDITHVAPEKRNIGMVFQDYSLFPHLTVEENIAFPLEMRGVPRAEITRQVGEALEMVGLAKFARRFPAQMSGGQQQRVSIARAVVYRPSILLMDEPLGALDRMLRDRMQIEIKHIQKELGITTLYVTHDQGEALTMSDRICVFNEGEIVQVGTPTEIYERPASAFVAGFVGESNFLPARVLARRNGGGGYLYDVALLEQAQIEVPSERELPASAGITAVVRPEHIRILPDHGAGTDGVALPGTIRETIYRGEICSVRVELAGGGQSVILRSPGKSPPGRDGEPVMLGWAAEDMVLLAS from the coding sequence GTGAGCTACTTGCGCTTGATCGACGTGCAGAAATCCTACGGATCCGGTGCGATCGGCGTGCGGCAGGTCTCGCTCGACATTGCCGCCGGCGAGTTCGTGACGTTCCTCGGACCGAGCGGCTCCGGCAAGACGACCACGCTGTCGATGGTCGCGGGCTTTGTCGAACCGACCGAGGGGCGCATCGAGGTCGCCGGCCGGGACATCACCCATGTGGCGCCGGAGAAGCGCAACATCGGCATGGTGTTCCAGGACTACTCGCTGTTCCCGCACCTGACGGTCGAGGAGAACATCGCCTTTCCGCTCGAAATGCGCGGCGTGCCGCGGGCCGAGATCACCCGGCAGGTGGGCGAGGCGCTGGAGATGGTCGGGCTCGCGAAATTCGCCCGGCGCTTTCCGGCCCAGATGAGCGGCGGGCAGCAGCAGCGCGTCTCGATCGCCCGTGCCGTGGTCTACCGGCCGTCGATCCTGCTGATGGACGAGCCGCTGGGGGCACTCGACCGGATGCTGCGCGACCGCATGCAGATCGAGATCAAGCACATCCAGAAGGAACTCGGCATCACCACGCTCTATGTCACGCACGACCAGGGTGAGGCCCTGACCATGTCCGACCGCATCTGCGTCTTCAACGAAGGCGAGATCGTGCAGGTCGGCACGCCGACGGAGATTTACGAACGGCCGGCCTCGGCCTTTGTCGCGGGCTTCGTCGGTGAATCGAACTTCCTGCCGGCGCGCGTGCTGGCGCGGCGCAACGGCGGCGGCGGCTACCTCTATGACGTGGCGCTCCTGGAGCAGGCCCAGATCGAGGTGCCGTCGGAACGGGAGCTGCCGGCATCGGCCGGCATCACCGCCGTGGTCCGGCCGGAGCATATCCGCATCCTGCCCGACCACGGCGCCGGAACCGACGGTGTGGCACTGCCGGGCACGATCCGCGAGACGATCTATCGCGGCGAGATCTGCTCCGTGCGCGTCGAGCTCGCGGGTGGCGGCCAGAGCGTGATCCTGCGCAGCCCGGGCAAGAGCCCGCCCGGCCGCGACGGCGAGCCGGTCATGCTCGGCTGGGCCGCCGAGGACATGGTCCTGCTCGCCTCTTGA
- a CDS encoding aminotransferase-like domain-containing protein, whose amino-acid sequence MDTEPSSFLASLRFAPDEQPIYRQLVDAIAERIANGELLAGERLPPQREIARALNINLTTVTRALSVLQQRGLVEGRPGRGTVVAAKRGGEEQSFRSAPTDESGLIDLSVNRPATSAYPEALAKILPRLPRDKRFPTLQDYQTPEGPLWARSAAAAWLAPIAGDGDPGRVLLTDGAQHALACVLAAVTQPGDLMLADAITYQGMKALCQSRGVELRGLPMDRQGMLPDAFEHACAHGRPRAVFLVPSLHNPTTVTLPLERREAIIKTARQHNVLIIEDDVYGPLLDERLPSFATLEPELTIHVSGFSKCVAPGLRMGFLASPRALMMKIAAALRTDCWCISPLSALVGTLLLEEGLIDDLITQQKDELRLRQELVRTVLGRFDVQTHDTSTHAWLHLPEPWRGPLFVRVSHREGVGVLGGDAFAVGRQAVPDAVRINVAAARSREDLRRGLEILAGLMGSGQLHLNDVA is encoded by the coding sequence GTGGATACCGAGCCTTCATCCTTTCTGGCGAGTTTGCGGTTTGCTCCAGACGAGCAGCCGATCTATCGCCAGCTGGTCGACGCGATCGCGGAGCGGATTGCCAATGGGGAGCTGCTCGCGGGCGAGCGATTGCCGCCGCAGCGCGAGATCGCCCGTGCTCTCAATATCAACCTGACGACGGTGACGCGGGCGCTCTCCGTGCTGCAGCAGCGCGGCCTGGTCGAGGGCCGTCCCGGGCGCGGCACCGTGGTCGCCGCCAAGCGCGGCGGCGAGGAACAGTCGTTCCGCTCGGCGCCGACCGACGAGAGCGGTCTGATCGATCTGTCGGTCAATCGGCCGGCGACCTCGGCCTATCCGGAAGCGCTGGCCAAGATCCTGCCGCGCCTGCCCAGGGACAAACGCTTTCCAACGCTCCAGGATTATCAGACGCCCGAGGGGCCGCTCTGGGCGCGCAGTGCCGCGGCCGCCTGGCTGGCGCCGATCGCCGGCGACGGCGATCCGGGTCGGGTGTTGCTGACCGACGGCGCGCAGCATGCGCTCGCCTGCGTGCTGGCCGCGGTGACCCAGCCGGGCGACCTGATGCTGGCTGACGCCATCACCTACCAGGGCATGAAGGCGCTCTGCCAGTCGCGCGGCGTCGAGCTGCGCGGGCTGCCGATGGATCGCCAAGGCATGCTGCCCGACGCGTTCGAGCATGCCTGCGCCCACGGCCGGCCGCGCGCGGTCTTCCTGGTGCCGAGCCTGCACAACCCCACGACCGTGACGCTGCCCCTGGAACGGCGCGAAGCGATCATCAAGACGGCGCGCCAGCACAATGTCCTGATCATCGAAGATGACGTCTACGGCCCGCTGCTCGACGAGCGGCTGCCGTCGTTCGCCACACTCGAGCCGGAGCTGACAATCCATGTCAGCGGCTTCTCGAAATGCGTGGCGCCCGGCTTGCGCATGGGCTTCCTGGCCTCGCCCCGGGCGCTCATGATGAAGATCGCGGCGGCGCTCAGGACCGATTGCTGGTGCATCAGCCCGCTCTCGGCGCTCGTCGGCACCCTGCTGCTCGAGGAAGGCCTGATCGACGACCTGATCACGCAGCAGAAGGACGAACTACGCCTCCGTCAGGAACTGGTGCGGACGGTGCTGGGCCGCTTCGACGTCCAGACGCACGACACTTCGACCCACGCCTGGCTGCATCTGCCGGAGCCGTGGCGTGGCCCGCTGTTCGTGCGCGTCTCTCATCGCGAGGGAGTCGGCGTGCTCGGCGGCGATGCCTTCGCGGTCGGCCGCCAAGCCGTGCCGGACGCGGTGCGCATCAACGTGGCGGCCGCCCGCTCGCGTGAGGATCTGCGCCGGGGGCTCGAGATCCTGGCCGGCCTCATGGGATCCGGCCAGCTCCACTTGAACGACGTCGCCTGA
- a CDS encoding NAD(P)/FAD-dependent oxidoreductase, translating into MENERSKVEVAVVGAGIIGLAIAWRLAAEGREVLLIDAETCPLPASAGNAGTIAAYNNAPVGSPGVLRSLPHLLTHADSPFTMRWAGLPALTPWLLRFLRECLPARARANAAALASLLHDSLEAWHELADATGTADLLRRNGALYVFPSEAAFAGAAWPREQRAAAGIRQQIVGPREITALEPALQAPTGPGIFFPEATHIVEPAELLRRLRLAVTSAGVRLVTGRVDRLERGAPSILLAGPGLAVEADRVVIAAGAWSRTLARQAGDAVPLDTERGYHVEYALATPPFSRPVCPIQFGVYVTPMAGRLRAAGTVELGGLARPPDPRRPALLDRAARSLLPDLPPPTSHWMGFRPSLPDSLPVIGRARGEPRVVHAFGHGHLGLTLAAVTARHVADLLSDREPAAVLRAFSPQRF; encoded by the coding sequence ATGGAGAACGAGCGGTCCAAGGTCGAGGTCGCGGTCGTCGGGGCCGGCATCATCGGGCTTGCGATAGCATGGCGCCTCGCCGCCGAGGGCCGCGAGGTTCTGCTGATCGATGCCGAGACGTGCCCGCTGCCCGCCTCGGCCGGCAATGCTGGAACGATCGCCGCCTACAACAATGCGCCGGTCGGCTCGCCGGGCGTGCTGCGCAGCCTGCCGCATCTGCTGACCCATGCCGACAGCCCGTTCACCATGCGCTGGGCGGGGCTGCCGGCGCTCACCCCTTGGCTTCTCCGCTTCCTCCGCGAATGCCTGCCGGCGCGCGCCCGGGCCAATGCAGCGGCCCTGGCCTCGTTGCTGCACGATTCGCTCGAGGCCTGGCACGAGCTTGCCGATGCGACCGGGACCGCCGATCTGTTGCGGCGGAATGGGGCGCTCTACGTGTTCCCGAGCGAGGCGGCCTTTGCCGGCGCCGCCTGGCCGCGCGAGCAACGGGCGGCCGCCGGCATCCGCCAGCAGATCGTCGGTCCCCGGGAGATCACCGCGCTCGAACCCGCCCTTCAGGCTCCGACCGGACCGGGCATCTTCTTCCCGGAGGCGACCCATATCGTCGAGCCTGCGGAACTGCTGCGGCGGCTGCGCCTCGCGGTCACCTCGGCCGGCGTGCGGCTCGTGACGGGCAGGGTCGATCGCCTCGAGCGCGGGGCGCCGTCGATCCTGCTCGCGGGCCCCGGTCTCGCGGTCGAGGCTGACCGCGTCGTCATCGCGGCCGGCGCCTGGTCGCGGACGCTCGCGCGCCAGGCCGGCGACGCCGTGCCGCTCGACACCGAACGCGGCTATCACGTCGAATATGCGCTGGCGACGCCGCCCTTCTCGCGGCCGGTCTGCCCGATCCAGTTCGGTGTCTATGTAACGCCGATGGCGGGCCGGCTCCGCGCGGCCGGCACGGTCGAGCTGGGCGGTCTTGCGCGACCGCCCGACCCCCGCCGTCCGGCGCTGCTCGACCGGGCAGCCCGCAGTCTGCTGCCGGACCTGCCACCGCCGACATCCCACTGGATGGGGTTTCGGCCGTCCTTGCCGGACTCGCTGCCGGTCATCGGCCGGGCGCGCGGCGAGCCCCGGGTGGTCCATGCCTTCGGTCATGGTCATCTGGGACTGACGCTCGCCGCCGTCACTGCGCGGCATGTGGCGGATCTCTTAAGCGACCGCGAGCCCGCGGCGGTGCTTAGGGCGTTTTCTCCGCAGCGCTTCTAG
- a CDS encoding MFS transporter — MKPIMEARDEAAAERVTLAPAVRWALVSLSLSMLMPSLDTSIANVGLPTLAQAFAASFQEVQWIVLAYLLAITTLIVSVGRLGDLVGRRRLLLAGIGLFTAASVICGLAPTLWLLIAARAAQGLGAAIMMALTVAMVGTTVPKARTGSAMGLLGTMSAIGTALGPSLGGVLIAGFGWRTIFLVNVPLGILNFLLAQRHLPADRREPNAERAGFDTIGTVLLALTLAAYALAMTIGRGRFGPLNMALLLAAVLGGGLFVLAEARAASPLLRLAMFRNPTLGVCLIMGTLVATVMMATLVVGPFYLSRALGLSEALVGITMSIGPTISTLSGVLAGRLVDRLGAPLVIIIGLVEMAAGAFALSVFPAMFGIAGYIGAILILTPGYQLFQAANNTAVMMDVSPGERGVVSGMLSLSRNLGLTTGAAVMGTVFALASATTDVTAAPPEGVAAGLRVTFAVAALLIVAALAAAVARHVLAARRLLPDDAAL; from the coding sequence TTGAAGCCGATCATGGAAGCGCGAGATGAAGCGGCCGCTGAACGGGTGACGCTGGCGCCCGCGGTCCGCTGGGCGCTCGTCAGCCTGTCCCTGTCCATGCTGATGCCGTCGCTCGACACCAGCATCGCCAACGTCGGCCTGCCGACGCTGGCTCAAGCATTTGCCGCTTCCTTCCAGGAAGTTCAGTGGATCGTGCTCGCTTATCTTCTCGCCATCACTACGCTGATCGTCAGCGTCGGGCGGCTCGGCGACCTTGTCGGCCGTCGGCGGTTGCTGCTGGCCGGCATCGGTCTGTTCACGGCGGCCTCCGTCATCTGCGGTCTGGCGCCAACGCTCTGGCTGCTGATCGCTGCGCGGGCGGCACAGGGCCTTGGTGCCGCCATCATGATGGCGCTGACGGTCGCCATGGTCGGTACCACGGTTCCGAAGGCGCGGACCGGCAGCGCCATGGGGCTGCTGGGCACAATGTCCGCAATCGGCACCGCGCTTGGGCCCTCGCTCGGCGGCGTGCTGATCGCCGGGTTCGGCTGGCGGACGATCTTTCTCGTCAATGTGCCGCTGGGCATCCTCAATTTTCTGCTCGCGCAGCGCCATCTGCCCGCTGATCGTCGGGAACCGAACGCCGAGCGGGCCGGCTTCGACACGATCGGCACGGTGCTCCTCGCGCTGACGCTTGCGGCCTATGCCCTCGCCATGACGATCGGGCGCGGCCGCTTCGGTCCGCTCAACATGGCGCTGCTGCTGGCCGCCGTGCTCGGCGGCGGCCTCTTTGTCCTCGCCGAGGCGAGGGCCGCCTCGCCGTTGCTCCGCCTGGCCATGTTCCGCAACCCGACGCTGGGCGTGTGCCTCATCATGGGGACGCTCGTCGCGACGGTGATGATGGCGACGCTGGTGGTCGGACCATTCTACCTCTCGCGGGCGCTGGGCTTGAGCGAGGCCCTCGTCGGCATCACGATGTCGATCGGCCCGACGATCTCCACGCTGAGCGGTGTTCTCGCCGGTCGTCTGGTCGACCGTCTGGGCGCGCCGCTCGTCATCATCATCGGCCTCGTCGAGATGGCGGCCGGCGCCTTTGCCCTGTCCGTGTTTCCGGCGATGTTCGGCATTGCGGGCTACATTGGTGCCATCCTCATCCTGACGCCCGGCTACCAGCTGTTCCAGGCGGCCAACAACACGGCCGTCATGATGGACGTGAGCCCGGGCGAGCGGGGCGTCGTGTCCGGCATGCTCAGTCTGTCGCGCAACCTCGGGCTCACCACGGGCGCTGCCGTCATGGGCACGGTATTTGCGCTGGCATCGGCGACGACGGACGTCACGGCGGCACCGCCCGAGGGCGTCGCCGCCGGCCTGCGAGTCACGTTCGCCGTCGCGGCGCTGCTGATCGTGGCCGCTCTCGCCGCTGCGGTCGCGCGCCATGTCCTCGCGGCGCGCCGTTTGCTCCCGGACGACGCTGCGTTGTGA